From the genome of Candidatus Promineifilum breve, one region includes:
- a CDS encoding BtrH N-terminal domain-containing protein, producing the protein MTILEAYQQFDGRHWETGSVANYFAYRGLTAPHTGRPYSEALLLGVSGGAVMGYFSFAYEGYDPMARILTRNTFDPWDTMLSRLGVAQNVQHTAKPATAERNLLAALEEGTPALVWADVWGLPYNGLAFDDGMWAMFPVLVYGYDTAADRVLIADRARLGLTTTTGELAAARGRAKNNKHRLMTLEAPDPAKLPAAVAAGIGDCLRLYTEAPPRGSKNNFGLAACHWWAAQLTNPRGRTSWERVFPAGRKMLAGLSSVFTDVALFGLDKGDYAGRKLYADFLDEAAGILSRPGLHSAAGHFRTAAEAWRELTLALLPDAVEPLRLTRELLLRRHHAFLARGNGALDEMKAIDAQLDALMVAAEADFPLSAAEVVAFRQRLAEQVLAVHDVEAGAVAVLKDAMS; encoded by the coding sequence ATGACCATATTAGAAGCGTACCAGCAATTCGACGGCCGCCATTGGGAAACCGGCAGTGTCGCCAACTACTTCGCCTATCGCGGCCTCACCGCCCCACACACGGGGCGGCCGTATAGCGAGGCCCTGCTGCTGGGCGTCAGCGGCGGGGCGGTGATGGGCTACTTCTCCTTCGCCTACGAGGGGTACGACCCGATGGCCCGCATCCTGACGCGCAACACGTTCGACCCGTGGGATACGATGCTCTCGCGCCTGGGCGTGGCCCAGAACGTGCAGCACACGGCCAAGCCGGCGACGGCCGAGCGCAATCTGCTGGCGGCGCTGGAGGAGGGCACGCCGGCCCTGGTCTGGGCCGACGTGTGGGGCCTGCCCTATAACGGCCTGGCCTTCGACGATGGCATGTGGGCCATGTTCCCGGTGCTGGTCTACGGCTACGACACGGCCGCCGACCGGGTGCTCATCGCCGACCGGGCGCGGCTGGGCCTGACGACGACCACCGGCGAACTGGCCGCCGCCCGCGGCCGGGCCAAGAACAACAAGCACCGCCTGATGACGCTGGAAGCGCCCGACCCGGCCAAGCTGCCCGCGGCCGTCGCCGCCGGCATCGGGGATTGCCTCCGCCTCTACACCGAAGCGCCGCCGCGCGGCAGCAAGAACAACTTCGGCCTGGCCGCCTGCCACTGGTGGGCGGCCCAATTGACCAACCCCAGGGGGCGCACCAGTTGGGAGCGCGTCTTCCCCGCTGGGCGCAAGATGCTGGCCGGGCTATCGAGCGTCTTCACCGACGTGGCCCTGTTCGGCCTGGATAAGGGCGATTATGCCGGGCGCAAGCTCTACGCCGACTTTCTGGATGAGGCGGCGGGAATCCTGAGCCGGCCGGGGCTACACTCGGCCGCCGGGCACTTCCGGACGGCGGCCGAGGCGTGGCGGGAATTGACGTTGGCCCTCTTGCCCGACGCGGTTGAGCCGCTGCGCCTGACCCGTGAATTGCTGTTGCGCCGCCATCACGCCTTTCTGGCGCGGGGCAACGGCGCGTTGGACGAGATGAAAGCCATCGATGCCCAACTGGACGCGCTCATGGTCGCCGCCGAGGCCGATTTCCCTCTATCCGCGGCCGAGGTGGTGGCCTTTCGGCAACGGCTGGCCGAACAGGTGCTGGCCGTCCATGACGTGGAGGCCGGGGCGGTCGCGGTGCTGAAGGATGCAATGAGCTAA
- a CDS encoding acyl-CoA dehydrogenase family protein: MFDFITEEHKMIQAAARDFARNSIAPIATEHDETGEFPLATVREMGRLGFMGIEVPEEYGGAGMDTIAYVLAMVEICKADASHGTIMSVNNSLYAHGLLKFGTEEQKQNYLVPVATGQKIGAYSLTEPMSGSDAGTMKSRATLNEAGTHYVINGRKSWVTSAPYADTVILFTMTQPDKGHKGVTAFIIDTDQPGFSRGKKEPKLGIRASATSEIIFDNYECPVANRLGAEGEGFKIAMTVLDAGRIGIASQALGIAEAALEASIAYAREREAFGQKIGEFQMIQQKLADMKCRVDASRLLIYQAALAKMATTRGGGRYSMEASMAKLFASESAMYVTTQAIQIHGGMGYSKEMPLERYFRDAKITEIYEGTSEIQRMVIARSLTGLR; the protein is encoded by the coding sequence ATGTTCGACTTTATCACCGAAGAACACAAAATGATCCAGGCCGCGGCGCGCGACTTCGCCCGCAACTCCATCGCCCCCATCGCCACCGAACACGACGAGACGGGCGAGTTCCCGCTGGCGACGGTGCGCGAGATGGGCCGGCTGGGCTTCATGGGCATTGAGGTGCCGGAAGAGTACGGCGGCGCGGGCATGGACACCATCGCCTACGTGCTGGCGATGGTCGAAATCTGCAAGGCCGACGCCAGCCACGGCACGATCATGTCGGTCAACAATTCGCTCTACGCCCACGGGCTGCTGAAATTCGGCACGGAGGAGCAGAAGCAGAACTATCTGGTGCCGGTGGCGACGGGGCAGAAGATCGGCGCCTATAGTCTGACCGAGCCGATGAGCGGCAGCGACGCGGGCACGATGAAAAGCCGGGCCACGCTGAACGAGGCGGGCACGCATTACGTCATCAACGGCCGCAAATCGTGGGTCACCTCGGCCCCCTATGCCGACACCGTCATCCTGTTCACCATGACCCAGCCGGACAAGGGGCACAAAGGGGTGACGGCGTTCATCATCGACACCGACCAGCCGGGCTTCAGCCGGGGCAAGAAGGAGCCGAAGCTGGGCATTCGCGCCAGCGCCACCAGCGAGATCATCTTCGACAACTACGAGTGCCCGGTGGCGAACCGGCTGGGGGCCGAGGGCGAGGGGTTCAAGATCGCCATGACCGTCCTCGACGCCGGTCGCATCGGCATCGCCTCGCAGGCGCTGGGTATCGCCGAGGCCGCGCTGGAGGCCAGCATCGCCTATGCCCGCGAGCGCGAGGCATTCGGCCAGAAGATCGGCGAGTTCCAGATGATCCAGCAGAAGCTGGCCGATATGAAGTGCCGGGTGGATGCCAGCCGGCTGCTCATCTATCAGGCGGCGCTGGCCAAGATGGCGACGACCCGCGGCGGCGGCCGTTACTCGATGGAGGCCAGCATGGCCAAGCTGTTCGCCAGCGAGTCGGCCATGTACGTGACCACCCAGGCCATCCAGATTCACGGCGGCATGGGCTATAGCAAGGAGATGCCGCTGGAGCGCTACTTCCGCGATGCCAAGATCACCGAGATCTATGAGGGCACGAGCGAGATCCAGCGCATGGTCATCGCCCGCTCGCTGACTGGTCTGCGGTAG
- a CDS encoding SDR family NAD(P)-dependent oxidoreductase — protein sequence MKVNNKVIVVTGAGSGMGRALVLALLKRGARVAAADLNETTLNETYELAGPQRDKVSRHVVNVSDRAAVAALPAAVIAAHGAVDGIINNAGIIQPFVRLNELHYDAIERVLNVNLYGVIYMTKAFLPHLLTRPAAHIVNVSSMGGFFPVPGQSLYGASKAGVKLLTEGLFSELTETNVRVTVVFPGAIATNISQNSGVVIAAPAAATDDAAQSFPTTSAEDAAEIILNGIENDAFQVYIGNDAKMMNWLYRLSPKRATRFMYNRMKQLLG from the coding sequence ATGAAAGTCAACAACAAAGTAATCGTGGTGACGGGCGCGGGTAGCGGGATGGGGCGGGCGCTGGTGTTGGCGCTGCTCAAGCGCGGGGCGCGGGTGGCCGCCGCGGACCTGAACGAGACGACGCTCAACGAGACATATGAGCTGGCTGGGCCGCAGCGGGACAAAGTCAGCCGCCACGTGGTGAATGTGAGCGACCGCGCGGCCGTCGCGGCCCTCCCGGCGGCGGTCATCGCCGCCCACGGCGCGGTCGATGGCATCATCAACAACGCCGGCATCATCCAGCCGTTCGTGCGCCTGAATGAGTTGCACTATGACGCCATCGAGCGCGTGCTCAACGTCAATCTCTACGGCGTCATCTACATGACCAAGGCCTTTTTGCCCCATCTGCTTACCCGGCCGGCGGCCCACATCGTCAACGTCTCCAGCATGGGCGGCTTCTTCCCCGTGCCCGGCCAATCGCTCTATGGCGCGTCGAAGGCGGGGGTGAAGCTGCTGACCGAGGGGCTGTTTTCCGAGCTAACCGAGACCAACGTGCGGGTTACGGTCGTCTTTCCGGGGGCCATCGCCACCAATATCAGTCAGAACTCGGGCGTGGTCATTGCCGCCCCGGCGGCGGCGACCGATGACGCGGCGCAGAGCTTCCCCACCACCTCGGCCGAAGACGCGGCCGAGATCATCCTCAATGGCATCGAGAACGACGCCTTTCAGGTCTACATCGGCAACGACGCCAAGATGATGAACTGGCTCTATCGCCTCAGCCCCAAACGGGCCACGCGGTTCATGTATAACCGGATGAAGCAACTGTTGGGATGA
- a CDS encoding YggT family protein, which translates to MGAVTVINLIFNIFYLLILAHIVLSWVRPNPYHPVWGPIIRIVNGVIDPIINPVRRLLPPLGGLDFSPMIVLLLARVIQGALINLVV; encoded by the coding sequence ATGGGTGCAGTTACTGTCATCAATCTCATCTTCAACATCTTTTACCTTTTAATCCTGGCCCACATCGTTTTGTCGTGGGTGCGGCCGAACCCGTATCATCCGGTGTGGGGGCCGATCATACGCATCGTCAACGGCGTCATCGACCCGATAATCAACCCCGTCCGCCGCCTGCTGCCGCCGCTGGGTGGGCTGGACTTCAGCCCGATGATCGTCCTGCTCCTGGCGCGGGTGATTCAAGGGGCGTTGATCAATCTAGTGGTCTAA
- a CDS encoding YggS family pyridoxal phosphate-dependent enzyme produces the protein MIDVDEIRERRAAVLGRMAAAAERSGRPAEAVTLIAVTKTWPAELVIAAHAAGLRHVGENRPEELAAKRPIVEAALGAECGLVWHLIGPVQSRKADLAATHADVFHALERDKIARRLAAARPNGRPLPCFIEVNVSGEAEKHGLAVARWETDATQVANLRKMISDTAAQPGLPVVGLMTMAPWDAPPEVIRAVFRRTRALAEQVTDLLPQPGGPRLSMGMTDDFEIAIEEGATHVRVGRALFGERGL, from the coding sequence ATGATCGACGTAGACGAAATACGCGAGCGGCGGGCGGCGGTGCTGGGCCGCATGGCGGCGGCGGCCGAGCGGAGCGGGCGACCGGCCGAGGCGGTGACGCTGATCGCCGTCACCAAGACCTGGCCGGCCGAACTGGTCATCGCCGCCCACGCCGCCGGGTTGCGCCACGTTGGCGAGAACCGGCCGGAGGAGCTGGCCGCCAAGCGCCCCATCGTCGAGGCCGCGCTGGGGGCGGAGTGCGGCCTCGTCTGGCATCTCATCGGCCCGGTGCAGAGCCGCAAGGCCGACCTGGCCGCGACCCACGCCGACGTGTTCCACGCCCTGGAGCGCGACAAGATCGCCCGGCGGTTGGCGGCGGCGCGGCCGAATGGGCGGCCGTTGCCTTGCTTCATCGAGGTCAACGTCTCCGGCGAGGCCGAGAAGCACGGGCTGGCCGTGGCCCGCTGGGAGACGGATGCAACTCAGGTCGCCAATCTGCGTAAAATGATTAGTGACACGGCCGCGCAACCCGGCTTGCCCGTGGTTGGCCTGATGACGATGGCCCCCTGGGACGCGCCGCCGGAGGTCATTCGCGCTGTGTTTCGCCGCACGCGGGCGCTGGCCGAGCAGGTGACTGACTTGTTACCGCAACCGGGCGGGCCGCGCCTGTCGATGGGCATGACCGACGATTTCGAGATCGCCATCGAGGAAGGAGCGACCCACGTGCGGGTGGGGCGGGCGCTCTTCGGCGAAAGGGGGCTGTAG
- a CDS encoding putative immunity protein yields the protein MILPKKRDPRFITLRRGGTLQDAAHHLLALWAADCAAHVLPLFEAERPSDDRPRRAIALGRAWTRGEVTMTAARTAAGHANAAARELSGGPRFAAYAAGQAAAVAHVAAHQLGAAAYAIRAARAAAPADEAESAARRECQWQRAQLPAAIRALVLDDMRLRNDICWFVFDC from the coding sequence ATGATATTGCCAAAAAAGCGTGACCCCCGGTTCATCACCCTGCGGCGGGGCGGCACACTCCAGGATGCCGCTCATCATCTGCTGGCGCTGTGGGCGGCCGATTGCGCCGCCCACGTCTTGCCCTTGTTCGAGGCCGAACGCCCCAGCGACGACCGGCCGCGCCGGGCCATCGCCTTGGGGCGGGCCTGGACGCGCGGCGAGGTGACGATGACCGCGGCGCGCACGGCGGCCGGCCACGCCAACGCCGCGGCCAGAGAGCTGAGCGGCGGCCCGCGCTTTGCCGCCTATGCCGCGGGGCAGGCGGCGGCCGTGGCCCACGTGGCCGCCCACCAGTTGGGGGCCGCGGCCTACGCCATCCGGGCCGCGCGGGCCGCCGCGCCGGCGGACGAGGCCGAGTCGGCCGCGCGCCGCGAATGCCAATGGCAGCGCGCGCAACTGCCGGCGGCCATCCGCGCGCTGGTGCTGGACGACATGCGATTGCGCAATGACATCTGCTGGTTCGTGTTCGATTGCTAG
- a CDS encoding PQQ-dependent sugar dehydrogenase, whose product MSTKPNNLVPGHSARLMGVALLSIVLFIAAGCGSSAPPAAIEPTAADTTAEQPAAGQPAADQPTTASDLPFLGELPATAVQATQAPAASATPAATPTAQATATAEGGVVAVAPVALEVDRSATPAPFDGITQPRYEKSECSDKYPCNDDVAGWEARIQVPAGFAATYYARVEGQPNVITFGPDGLLYVATMAGEIFTIEAGGEPQLYSDGFLAPAGLTFQPGTARLYVASRLIDLNVDGEARLAVVEDGVVTDLITGIPCCYTAMHSANGIAFGPDGFGYMAVGARADHGEILAGPNTGEQDELHPWEASILRFSPDGTTVETYARGLRNNYDIAWDADGNLFGTDNMPDFGPPEEFNLIVPGGEHGYPWYDCAVCFPAPADVDIVEPLHTFVPHASPTGITAYLDDAFPGFYNSLFVTLWSAFPEAQRVEWFSPGGEETATFATGFAAPIDLTVGPDGALYVADWATGIIFRIAYMGE is encoded by the coding sequence ATGAGTACCAAACCCAACAACCTTGTTCCCGGACACAGCGCGCGCCTGATGGGCGTGGCCCTGCTGTCCATCGTCTTATTCATCGCCGCCGGCTGCGGCTCCAGCGCGCCGCCGGCCGCCATTGAGCCGACCGCGGCCGACACGACCGCCGAACAACCGGCCGCCGGTCAACCGGCCGCCGACCAGCCCACGACGGCGTCCGACCTGCCATTCCTCGGCGAACTGCCGGCGACGGCCGTGCAAGCGACCCAAGCCCCCGCCGCCTCGGCCACCCCGGCGGCCACGCCCACCGCCCAGGCCACAGCCACGGCCGAGGGCGGCGTCGTGGCCGTGGCCCCGGTTGCGCTTGAGGTGGATCGCTCGGCCACACCCGCGCCGTTCGACGGCATCACCCAGCCGCGCTACGAAAAGAGCGAATGCAGCGACAAATACCCCTGCAACGACGACGTGGCCGGCTGGGAGGCGCGCATCCAGGTGCCGGCGGGCTTCGCGGCCACCTACTACGCCCGCGTGGAGGGGCAGCCGAACGTGATCACTTTTGGCCCGGATGGCCTGCTCTACGTGGCGACGATGGCCGGCGAGATTTTCACCATTGAAGCGGGCGGCGAGCCGCAACTGTATAGCGACGGCTTCCTGGCCCCGGCCGGGTTGACCTTCCAGCCGGGCACGGCGCGGCTCTACGTCGCCAGCCGGCTGATCGATCTCAACGTCGATGGCGAGGCGCGGCTGGCGGTGGTGGAAGACGGCGTGGTGACCGACCTGATCACCGGCATCCCCTGTTGCTACACGGCCATGCACTCGGCCAACGGCATCGCCTTTGGGCCGGACGGCTTCGGCTACATGGCGGTGGGGGCGCGGGCCGACCACGGCGAAATCCTGGCCGGGCCGAACACCGGCGAGCAGGACGAGCTGCACCCCTGGGAGGCCAGCATCCTGCGCTTCAGCCCCGACGGCACCACCGTGGAGACCTATGCCCGCGGCCTGCGCAACAATTACGACATCGCCTGGGACGCCGACGGCAACCTGTTCGGCACGGACAACATGCCCGACTTCGGCCCGCCGGAGGAGTTCAACCTGATTGTGCCGGGCGGCGAGCACGGCTACCCGTGGTACGATTGCGCGGTGTGCTTCCCGGCCCCGGCCGACGTGGACATCGTTGAACCGCTGCACACCTTCGTGCCCCATGCGTCGCCGACGGGCATCACGGCCTATCTGGACGACGCCTTCCCCGGCTTCTATAACAGCCTGTTCGTGACGCTCTGGAGCGCCTTCCCCGAGGCGCAGCGCGTCGAATGGTTCAGCCCCGGCGGCGAAGAGACGGCGACCTTCGCCACCGGCTTCGCCGCGCCCATCGACCTGACCGTGGGGCCGGACGGGGCGCTCTACGTGGCCGACTGGGCGACGGGGATTATCTTCCGCATTGCTTATATGGGGGAGTAA
- the dtd gene encoding D-aminoacyl-tRNA deacylase codes for MRALIQRVSRGAVSVGGRVVGRIGRGFVVLVGVTHGDGRAEAEWLAAKIAGLRVFDDEAGKMNRGLADVGGEILVVSQFTLYGDARKGRRPSFTEAAVPEQAEPLVDYLVQLLRDGGFTVATGVFGAHMDVEIHNDGPVTLWLER; via the coding sequence ATGCGAGCCTTGATCCAGCGCGTCTCGCGGGGCGCGGTTAGCGTGGGGGGGCGGGTCGTCGGCCGCATTGGGCGAGGGTTCGTCGTCCTGGTCGGCGTGACTCACGGCGACGGCCGGGCCGAGGCCGAATGGCTGGCGGCCAAGATCGCCGGGCTGCGCGTCTTCGACGACGAGGCGGGCAAGATGAACCGGGGGCTGGCCGACGTGGGCGGGGAAATCCTGGTCGTATCCCAATTCACGCTGTATGGCGACGCGCGCAAGGGGCGGCGGCCGTCGTTCACCGAAGCGGCCGTGCCGGAGCAGGCCGAACCGCTGGTCGATTATCTGGTACAATTATTGCGCGACGGCGGCTTCACCGTCGCCACCGGCGTGTTCGGGGCGCATATGGATGTGGAGATTCATAATGACGGGCCGGTGACGCTGTGGTTGGAACGGTAA
- a CDS encoding glucose-1-phosphate thymidylyltransferase codes for MKGLILSGGTGSRLYPLTYTNAKQLIPVANKPILFRVIESIRDAGIDDIGIVVGSTAEQIKDAVGRGNRWGVNITYIPQEKPLGLAHAVKIAQPFIGDDRFVMFLGDNVIQGGISTLISQFATSDWNSQIVLTRIEHPEQYGVAELGEDGHIVRLVEKPKVPPSDLALVGIYMFDHHIFEAADRIKPSWRGELEITDAIQWLVDHNCTVHPYIHRGWWIDTGAPGDMLSANDLVLEEIEHAIEGYVDRDSKVDHRVTIQRGAEIINSTVRGPAIIGEHARIINSYVGPYTSIDHHVVVENSEIEHSMVLENSRILDIEARIQDSLIGRDVVVARSPIRPKALKLTVGDHSKVGIL; via the coding sequence ATGAAAGGACTCATCCTCAGCGGGGGCACCGGCTCCCGCCTCTATCCGTTGACGTACACCAACGCCAAACAACTGATCCCCGTCGCCAACAAGCCGATCCTCTTTCGGGTGATCGAATCGATTCGCGACGCGGGCATTGATGACATCGGCATCGTCGTCGGCAGCACGGCCGAACAGATCAAGGACGCCGTCGGCCGCGGCAATCGCTGGGGGGTCAATATCACCTACATCCCCCAGGAGAAGCCGCTGGGGCTGGCCCATGCGGTCAAGATCGCCCAGCCGTTCATCGGCGACGACCGCTTTGTCATGTTCCTGGGCGACAACGTCATCCAGGGCGGCATCAGCACTCTTATCAGCCAGTTCGCCACCAGCGACTGGAATAGCCAGATCGTCCTGACGCGCATCGAGCACCCCGAGCAGTACGGTGTGGCCGAACTGGGCGAGGACGGCCACATCGTGCGCCTCGTCGAAAAGCCGAAAGTGCCGCCCAGCGATCTGGCCCTGGTCGGCATCTACATGTTCGACCACCACATCTTCGAGGCCGCCGACCGCATCAAGCCGTCGTGGCGCGGCGAACTGGAGATCACCGACGCCATCCAATGGCTGGTCGATCACAACTGCACCGTCCATCCCTACATCCATCGCGGCTGGTGGATCGACACCGGCGCGCCGGGCGACATGCTCTCGGCCAACGACCTGGTGCTGGAGGAGATCGAGCACGCCATCGAGGGCTACGTTGACCGCGACAGCAAGGTCGATCACCGGGTGACCATCCAGCGCGGGGCGGAGATCATCAACAGCACGGTGCGCGGCCCGGCCATCATCGGCGAGCACGCGCGCATTATCAACAGCTACGTCGGCCCCTACACCAGCATCGACCACCACGTGGTGGTGGAGAACAGCGAGATCGAGCATTCGATGGTGCTGGAGAACAGCCGCATCCTCGACATCGAGGCGCGCATCCAGGACAGTCTGATCGGCCGCGACGTGGTCGTGGCCCGCTCGCCCATCCGCCCCAAGGCGCTGAAGCTGACCGTGGGCGACCATAGCAAGGTGGGGATTCTTTAG
- a CDS encoding CpsD/CapB family tyrosine-protein kinase — protein sequence MALVTISDPRSPASEAYRSLRTNLSFYSLDAPLRTLVVTSPAAGEGKSSTVANLAVTMAQSGRRTVLVDCDLRRPTLHELFGLAMTPGLTSLALDETVDLPLQETSVENLWLLSSGPKPPNPADLLGAARMGRLIDQLLERADFVLFDAPPVMAAADAAILGAKVDGVLLVIQAGKTRRDHSERARELLEKANVRIIGATLTNAPQDRSMREYYG from the coding sequence ATGGCATTAGTAACCATCTCCGACCCCCGTTCGCCGGCCAGCGAGGCGTATCGCTCCTTGCGGACGAATCTGTCCTTCTATAGCCTCGACGCGCCGCTGCGCACGCTGGTGGTCACGTCGCCGGCGGCGGGCGAGGGCAAGTCGTCGACCGTCGCCAATCTGGCGGTGACCATGGCCCAGAGCGGCCGGCGCACCGTGCTGGTCGATTGCGACCTGCGGCGGCCGACGCTCCATGAGCTATTCGGCCTGGCGATGACCCCCGGCCTGACCAGCCTGGCCCTGGACGAGACCGTTGACCTGCCGCTGCAAGAGACGAGCGTGGAAAATCTATGGCTGCTGAGCAGCGGGCCGAAGCCGCCCAACCCGGCCGACCTGCTGGGCGCGGCGCGTATGGGCCGGCTCATCGACCAACTGCTGGAGCGGGCCGATTTCGTGCTGTTCGACGCGCCGCCGGTGATGGCCGCGGCCGACGCCGCCATCCTGGGGGCCAAGGTCGATGGCGTGCTGCTGGTCATCCAGGCCGGCAAGACCCGCCGCGACCACTCCGAACGAGCGCGCGAACTGCTGGAGAAGGCCAACGTCCGCATCATCGGCGCCACCCTGACCAACGCGCCGCAGGACAGATCGATGCGCGAGTATTATGGATAG
- a CDS encoding YveK family protein: MELSDYFRILRQRGWLVLLLMALTAAAAFGFSKIQTPVYESTLRLLVKPSRTDYGQAQAAKELLSGYQQWLYSSYRAQGIIDALQLDMTAGELLGNMRVASDGGSYVITLAVENTDPNLANDIARTWGDIFRQQQNEDNDRLRLEDRIFIEFIDDPQVGLERPRTMINTAAGAVFGLLLGVALIFLLEWLASGVMRRGEDVERYLGIPVIGAIPQE; the protein is encoded by the coding sequence ATGGAACTGAGCGACTATTTTCGCATACTACGCCAGCGCGGCTGGTTGGTGCTGCTGCTCATGGCCCTGACGGCCGCGGCGGCGTTCGGCTTCAGCAAGATCCAGACGCCGGTCTACGAGTCCACGCTGCGGCTGCTGGTGAAGCCGTCGCGCACCGACTACGGGCAGGCCCAGGCGGCCAAGGAGCTGCTCAGCGGCTACCAGCAGTGGCTCTACAGCAGCTACCGCGCCCAGGGCATCATCGACGCACTGCAACTGGACATGACCGCCGGGGAACTGTTGGGCAACATGCGCGTGGCCTCCGACGGCGGCAGCTACGTGATTACGCTGGCCGTGGAAAACACCGACCCCAATCTGGCCAACGACATCGCCCGCACCTGGGGCGACATCTTTCGGCAGCAACAGAACGAGGACAACGACCGGCTACGGCTGGAAGACCGCATTTTCATTGAGTTCATCGACGACCCGCAGGTGGGACTGGAACGGCCGCGGACGATGATCAACACCGCCGCCGGGGCCGTCTTTGGCCTGCTGCTGGGCGTGGCCCTCATCTTCCTGCTGGAGTGGCTGGCCTCCGGCGTCATGCGCCGCGGCGAGGACGTGGAGCGCTATCTGGGGATTCCCGTCATTGGGGCAATACCGCAAGAATAA
- a CDS encoding YveK family protein, translating to MELRQFWNILRRRWPLVLLPALIVLGLGLATYRPAPPSYNAGVRFIVGQPPGAAAAESDEQRYYNWLASEYIVNGLTDWVRGLRFAEAVVARVEADQGVRLDPHAIQGGLAADNARSVLTISLTGGDPETVRQGLNGVIAVLTEDNAAALPQLGGQTAVLTQLDEPVVNPLPAGIRNQLDLPLRLALGLLAGAGLALLAHYLDPAVRDRAEAERAGLPILAEIPREKKNKSTDYTDFTDGKINL from the coding sequence ATGGAACTCCGTCAATTCTGGAACATCCTCCGCCGCCGCTGGCCGCTCGTTCTCCTCCCCGCGCTGATCGTGCTGGGGTTGGGGCTGGCGACCTACCGGCCCGCGCCGCCGAGCTATAACGCCGGGGTGCGCTTCATCGTCGGCCAACCGCCCGGCGCGGCGGCGGCCGAGTCCGATGAGCAGCGCTACTACAACTGGCTGGCCTCGGAGTACATCGTCAACGGCCTGACCGACTGGGTGCGCGGCCTGCGCTTTGCCGAGGCGGTGGTGGCCCGCGTCGAGGCCGACCAGGGCGTGCGCCTTGACCCCCATGCTATCCAGGGCGGGCTGGCGGCCGACAACGCCCGTAGCGTGCTGACCATCTCCCTGACCGGCGGCGACCCGGAGACGGTGCGCCAGGGCCTGAACGGGGTGATCGCCGTGCTGACCGAGGACAACGCCGCCGCGCTGCCCCAATTGGGCGGGCAGACGGCGGTGCTGACGCAACTGGACGAGCCGGTGGTGAACCCGCTGCCGGCCGGCATTCGCAACCAACTCGATTTGCCATTGCGGCTGGCGCTGGGTCTGCTGGCCGGGGCGGGGCTGGCCCTGCTGGCCCACTACCTCGACCCGGCCGTGCGCGACCGGGCCGAAGCGGAGCGGGCGGGGCTGCCCATCCTGGCCGAGATACCAAGAGAAAAGAAAAACAAATCCACAGATTACACAGATTTCACAGATGGAAAGATAAATCTGTGA